The following nucleotide sequence is from Melioribacteraceae bacterium.
TAAATTTGACGGCATCTTTGCTGACTTGGGAGTTTCCTCATTTCAGCTGGATGAATCTGATTCGGGGTTCACATATAGAGAAGAAGCGATTCTTGATCTTCGTATGAATAAAGAGGAAGGTATTCCTGCTCATAAAGTTTTAAATGAATTCGAAGAAACGGAAATCGCAAATATTCTTTTTCATTATGGTGAAGAGAAAAACTCTAGGAAACTTGCTCGGTTAATTAAAGATGAGAGAACAAAAAAAAAGATCACCACAACAACTCATCTTAAACAATTAATCGAAAGTACCACTCCGCAGCCATTTGTTTTTAAAACATTATCGAGGGTATTTCAAGCACTGCGGATTTATGTGAATAACGAATTAGACGAACTAAAAGAGTTCTTACAAAAGTCTTTTGATCTTTTAACTCCGGGAGGAAGAATAGTAATTATAAGTTACCATTCTTTAGAAGACAGGATTGTTAAGGAACAATTTAAGTATGAAAGCCTGGACTGCATTTGCCCGCCGGGAACACCGGTCTGTATTTGCGGAAAAGAGAAACGGATTAACATACTTACAAGAAAACCTGTCACACCAACTACAAATGAGATAAAAGAAAATAGGCGAGCGCGAAGCGCAAAACTAAGAGTGGCAGAAAGGGTATGAACAAAAGTAATTTTGTTAAAAATCTAATTTTTCTATTTGCATTAATTTGCTTGTGGATTTTCCCGCACCTCTTTCTCAGCTCTGAAATTGATCTACTTAAAAACCAAGAACAAACATTACAATTGTCTCTTAAAGCTATCAATGATAAAATTGAACGCTTAGTGGAAAGAGATTTCAAAGTTTTACAAGATGAATACAGAATCGTTAAGATTGCCGAAGATTCACTCGGCTTAGTTAGATCACTTCATCCTTTTGATGAAGTTTATGTTGACGGTAACCGCATTAATCAAATTGAAAAAATTGTAAACGAGAAATATGATTAATTCACGAGCACTTTTAATTACTTTTATCTTGTTTGTAAGTTTTGGCGTAATTGCGGCAAGACTTTTCAACCTACAAGTGCTCGATCACAATTACTATTCCGAAGTCGCAAAAAACCAACAAGATAGATCACTTCTTATTAAAGCCGAAAGAGGATTAATAAAAGATAGAAATGGCGAT
It contains:
- the rsmH gene encoding 16S rRNA (cytosine(1402)-N(4))-methyltransferase RsmH; amino-acid sequence: MSKLVHQPVLLNESIDHLITDLNGSYLDATIGFGGHSKMFLNKLSSKAKLVGIDKDDVAFKACKEMFAEDKRVLLYKTGFTKIDLISKIEFIDKFDGIFADLGVSSFQLDESDSGFTYREEAILDLRMNKEEGIPAHKVLNEFEETEIANILFHYGEEKNSRKLARLIKDERTKKKITTTTHLKQLIESTTPQPFVFKTLSRVFQALRIYVNNELDELKEFLQKSFDLLTPGGRIVIISYHSLEDRIVKEQFKYESLDCICPPGTPVCICGKEKRINILTRKPVTPTTNEIKENRRARSAKLRVAERV